The sequence AACAACGCCGCCAGCATGGCCTGGACACGGCCCTGGACCTGCACGAAGCCGAAAGCCTGACCGAGCAGGCCCGTACCGAGCTGGAGCGTTCCGAGCGCCAGTACCGCCAGGCCGGCAACGCACTGGAACTGCTGCTGGGCCAAGGCCAGAACCCGCAGGACCAGGTCCTGAACCAAGCCCTTGCCAACCTGCCCCTGGTGCAGGACATCGGTGCTGGCATGCCAGCCGATCTGCTGACGCAGCGCCCCGACATCCGTGCGGCCGAGCGCCAGCTGCAGTCTCGCAACGCCAGCATTGGTGCTGCACGCGCGGCATTCTTCCCGCGCATCTCGCTAACAGGCAGCTTAGGTAGCAGCAGCGCCGAGCTGTCCAATCTGTTCCACAGCGGCCAGCGCAGCTGGTCCTTTATGCCGCAGTTGCAGCTACCCATTTTTGATGGGGGCCGCAACCAGGCCAATCTGGACCTGGCCCAGGTGCGCAAGGACATGGCCGTGGTGGCCTACGAGAAAAGCATTCAGACCGCTTTCCGTGAAGTGGCCGATGCCCTGGCTGCTACCGACACCCTGCGGCGAGAAGAAGCGGCCCAGCGCAAGCTGGTCACCAGCAGTGCCAAAAGCCTGACCCTGGCCCAGGCCCGCTACCGCGCCGGTGTGGACAGCCATTTGCGCTACCTCGATGCCGAGCGCAGCCACTTCGCCAGCCAGCTGGCTCTGATCGATGTGGCCACCGAACGCCAGATTGCGCTGACTACGTTGTACAAGGCCTTGGGGGGAGGCTGGAGCACGAAAAACACCCCCTGAGCCGCTGCGCGTCTTCCCCCTCTTTAGGCGCTACGCGCCGGAGGGGGACGGCACTGGCGCTGCGGGGCGGCCCTTGCGCGGTGCCCTGGCGAAAGGGGCATGGCATGCGATAACGCCAGTTTTTGGCACTGCGCCCTGGCCTGGCTTTACTCCCTCGCCCGCTTGCGGGAGAGGGTGAGAGGCCTGCCTCAGGCGCTGGGCTGCAGCTTCACCCAATGCTGCACGATATGCAGCGCATAGCGGCTGGCGACGACCTGGACAAAGGCGGGGAAGTCCACATGGGCGCTGTCGTCGGCGCGGTCGGAGATGGTGCGCACGGCGGCAAAGGGTACGCCGTAGTCGGCGCAGGCCTGGGCGATGGCAGCGCCTTCCATTTCCACGGCCAGCGGCAGATGGCCTTCGGCCTGCAGCTCGCTGGTGATGCGGCCGGACACGGCGGCCGAGACGATGAACTGGTCACCGCTGGCCACCAGGCCGGCATGGGCCCGTGGCACAGATCCGGCCAGCAACGGTTCGCCCCATTGCACGGCCTGGATCACGCAGGCCTGGGCGGCGGCCAGCAGCGCGGCGCTCATGGTGGCATCGCAGTCCAGCGTGGGCGCGGCATAGCCTGGCACCTGCCAGCGCGGGAGCATTGGGCGCACATCCATGTCGTGCTGCAAAAACTGCTGGGCCACCACCACATCGCCCACCTGCACGCCCGCACCCACGCCGCCGGCCACGCCGGTGAACAACAGCTGGCGGGCGCCAAAGCGCTCCACCACCGCAGCGGCCGTGGTAGCCGCGGCCACCTTGCCTATGCCGGTCAGCGCCAGCACCACGGCGCGGCCATGCAACTGGCCCAGGGTGAAATCGCGCCCGGCATGGCGCAGGGTCTGGGCGCCGGTCAGCAAATGCTGCAGCCCCTGTTGTTCTTCGGGCAGGGCACTGAGGATGGCAAGGGTCACGGAAGCATCTTTACACATCAAAACTGCCTGAAACGCTTTGTACAAAAGCGAAAGCAGCTATGGTTTTTGAATATTCGCAGCCGGCATGACCGCTGCGATCAGAACCCGGCATTCTCGCCCAGCAGACACTGCTCCTGCCCTGCGGCACCCCATAGCCCCGCGCAGTCAGATGGCCAGCGGTGCCACCGCATTGCGCAACGCCCGCAGCACGCTGAACACCGTCAGCGCCGAGGTCTTGGGATTGGCCGCCAGTGGCTGGCCCGCCAGCTCCAGTGCCAGGCGGCCAAAGGCGCCATGGGCCTGAATCTGGTGCACATTTTCCTGGCTGTGCGGATGGGCTACCAGCCGCACCTGGGTGGCGTCCAACCCCAGGCCGGCCAGGGCCACGGTGGCTGCCACATTGGCATTGCGCGGGAACTGGCGTGCGGCCTCGCGGGCACTGCCGCTGAAAAAACAGACAGGCTGCTGCAGGCCTTGCAGATCGCACAGCGCCTCGGCCGGCGTACCCGTCCAGGCCAGCGCAGGTTTGGTGCCGGTATAGGTCACGCTGTCCAGCCCGCCTTCGCGTGCAGCAGCCAAGGCGTCGATGGCACCGATGGCACCGGCCAGCAGCTGCACACGCGTGCGGCCTTGTTGCGCGGCATCCGCCAACTGCTCCACCAGGCCGGGGGTACCCAGCGCCCCCACCGACACCACCAGGCAAGGAATGCCACGGCGCAGTGCCGGCAGCACATGGCTGGCGATGGCAGCATGGCCGGCGCATTCCACCAGCAGATCGGGCATGGCATCGGCCGGCAAGGCCGACACCAGTTGGGCCGCAGGCGCATGCCGGGCCAGCAGGGCCTGGGTTGCGGGGCGCGGCTGGCGTGCCAGCACCCAGTCCACGCGCAAGCCAGCAAGGCCAGGCTCCTGAGACAGGCGCTGCAGCACTTCGCTGCCGATGGCACCGCAGCCCACCAGGGCTACGCGCAGCGGCGAAGCGGAGGGCGCCCGTGCTTCCTTATGTTCTTTTTCCATGGCGGCCGAGGGTACGCCATGGCGTGACTCTCTGTGGACTGCCCACGTAAAAAGGAGCGCAGAGCGCTCCTTCAGAGATACAACGTGGCGCTGCGTTTTAGTGGGCAGCGACCGGTGCCACCGTGCTGTCACGCAGCTCGCGGCGCAGGATCTTGCCCACGGGGGTCTTGGGCAGCTCGGTGCGGAACTCGATGACCTTGGGGCGCTTGTAGCCCGTGAGGTTTTCCTTGCAGAAGGCACGCAACTGCTCCTCGGTCAGGCTGGCGTCCTTGCGCACCACCACCAGTTTCACGGCCTCGCCGGAATTGGCATCGGGAATGCCCACCACGGCACACTCCAGCACACCGGGGCAGGCGGCCACAATGTCTTCGACCTCGTTGGGGTAGACGTTGAAGCCGCTGACCAGCACCATGTCTTTCTTGCGGTCCACGATCTTGATGTAGCCGCGCTCGTCCATGAGACCGATGTCGCCGGTGAGGAAATAGCCGTCGGCTGTGGTCACCTTGGCGGTTTCATCCGGGCGCTGCCAGTAGCCTGCCATCACCTGCGGGCCCTTGACGGCAATCTCCCCGGTCTGGCCCAGCTCGGTCACGGTCTGACCTGCGTCATCCACCAGCTTCACATAGGTGCTGGGCTTGGGTACGCCGATGGTGCCAGTGAACTCAGTGACCGTCACGGGGTTGCAGCTGACCACGGGGCTGGTTTCCGACAGGCCATAGCCTTCAACGACGGGGCAGCCGGTCTTTTCCAGCCACAGCTTGGCCACAGCACCCTGCACGGCCATGCCGCCGCCCACCGAGACTTTGAGGTGGCTCCAGTCCACAGTGTTGAAGTCCGGGTGGTGGGCCAGGCCGTTGAACAGCGTGTTCACGGCCGGGAAGTTGTGAAAGACCTGGCCTTGCAGGTCTTTGAACACCGACTTCAGGTCACGCGGATTGGCGATCAGGATGTTGCGCCCGCCGGTGTGCATGGCCAGCATCATGTTCACCGTGAAAGCGAAGATGTGATAGAGCGGCAGCGCGCACACGCTGGTGACTTGCTCACCGCTTTTGCGGATATTTTTCAGCACCGGATTGAACCAGGCTTCGCACTGCAGGGTGTTGGCAATGATGTTGCGATGCAGCAGCACCGCACCCTTGCTGATGCCCGTCGTGCCGCCGGTGTACTGCAGCACGGCGATGTCGTCCGAGCCCACGGCCACAGGCACAAAGCGGGCCTGGCGGCCCTTGCTCAGCGCGGTGTTGTAGCGCACGGCGCCGGGCAGCTGGAACGGGGGCACCAGCTTTTTCACCTTGCGCACCACGTAGTTGACGATCAGGCCCTTGAGCAGGCCCAGCTCATCGCCCATGCTGCACAACACCACATGCTTGACCTCGGTCTTGGCAATGCATTGCTGCAGCGTGTGGGCAAAGTTCTCGATGATGACGATGGCCTGCGCCCCCGAGTCCTTGAGCTGGTGCTCCAGCTCGCGTGCGGTGTAGAGCGGGTTGACGTTCACCACCACATAGCCGGCCCGCAGGATGGCGGCCACGGCCACGGGGTACTGGGGCACGTTGGGCATCATGATGGCCACGCGGTCGCCCTTTTTCAGGCCCAGGGACTGCAGATAGGCCGCAAACACCTGGCTGTGCCGGTCCACATGGGCAAAGCTGATGTCCTTGCCCATGAAGGTGTAGGCGGTGCGGTCGGCATAGGCCTTGAATGCCTGCTCCATCAACGCCACCAGCGAGGTGTAACGCGAAGGATCGATATCAGCCGGCACGCCTTCAGGATAGGCAGCCAGCCATGGACGCTCTGTCGTCATGCCCGGGTCTCCGTTTTGTTTGTATCTGGTGAATCGTGAGATTGTGCAAAAAAGCACGTACGTTCGATACTTGTGCTTACCCTAGTAAACACCCGTAGAGGCTGCAGCCTTTTGACCCTGCGCAGCCTGGACGAAGAAAGCCTGAGCACGCCAGGTGCAGCCAGACCATGCACAGTCACAAAAAAACCCGCAGGCCAGGGGCGTTGCGGGTTTTGCATGTTTCAGGCTTCTAACGCTTGCAGCACAGGCACCAGAAGCTATCAAAAACAGAGTATTTACTTGACCAGCTGGGCCAACTCACCTGCCTGGTACTTCTTGGCCATCTGCTCCAGGCTATAGCCCTTGATCTTGCCGCCCTGGCCTTCGCAGCCAAACTCGATGTAGCGGGCCTTGCAGACCAGCTTGGCCGCTTCGCGGGCGGGCTTGAGCCATTCGCGGGCGTCGAACTTGTCGGGGTTCTCGGCCAGGAACTTGCGCACCGCGCCGGTCATGGCCAAGCGGATGTCGGTGTCGATATTGATCTTGCGCACGCCGAACTTGATGGCTTCCTGGATTTCCTTGACGGGCACGCCGTAGGTTTCCTTCATCTTGCCGCCGTACTGGTTGATGATGGCCAGCAGCTCCTGGGGCACGGAAGACGAGCCATGCATCACCAGGTGGGTGTTGGGGATGCGGGCGTGGATTTCCTTGACGCGGGAAATCGCCAGGATGTCACCTGTGGGGGGACGGCTGAACTTGTAGGCGCCGTGGCTAGTGCCGATGGCGATCGCCAGCGCGTCCAGCTGCGTGGCCTTCACGAACTGGGCGGCTTCCTCGGGGTCGGTCAGCATCTGGCTGTGGTCCAGCTTGCCTTCGGCGCCAACGCCGTCTTCCTCGCCGGCTTCACCGGTTTCCAGGTTGCCCAGGCAGCCCAGCTCGCCTTCCACGGTGGCGCCGATCTTGTGGGCCATGGCCACGACCTGCTGGGTCACGTCGACGTTGTAGTCGAAGGACGAAGGGGTCTTGCCATCGCTCATCAGCGAGCCATCCATCATCACCGAGCCAAAGCCCAGGTTCAGAGCGCCTTGGCAGATATCGGGCGTGGTGCCATGGTCCTGGTGCATGACCAGGGGGATATGGGGGTATTGCTCGGCAGCGGCCTGGATCAAATGCTTGATGAAGGGCTCGCCTGCGTATTTGCGGGCGCCAGCGCTGGCCTGCAGGATCACGGGTGCGCCGACTTCGTCAGCCGCCGACATCACGGCCTGAACTTGTTCCAGGTTGTTGACGTTGAAGGCGGGAATGCCATAGCCGTTTTCAGCAGCATGGTCGAGCATTTCGCGCATCGAGATAAGAGGCATAGGAAATCCGTTCAAAGTGGGCAGAGGCGGAGCCCCGGCGACAAACAAGCGCAGTTTGCATGCCGCTGCACGCCTGACAAGGCACGCAGGCAGCGGCCGTAACCGCTTCGTAACTCGCAATTTTAGCGGCTGCGCACCGATCCTGGTACGTGGGCTTGTTCACTCTGGCTACACACAGACAACAAAGTGCGTACTCACTGAGTAAATAATGCTTTCCCAGTGGAATGTACCGCCATTCACGGAACATTCATCCGCGCTGTCTACGGTTACGCACTTGCTCACCCGCTGCGGCATTGCAGGCCCATGGTCTCCACGCGGTCGCCGGGTCTGCACAACGCCCACTGTTTTTGCCTCACCCCACAGGACACCTCCATGCTGCAGGCCATAGACCTTCCGCTGTTTCACCTGCTCAATGCCGGTGCCGGCAGCCCCGCCTGGTGGATTGCCAGCGCACGCGGGGCATCGGCCTGGCTGCCCGGCGCCTGCATGGCGGCCCTCGGCCTGTGGATGTGCCTGCAAGGCCCTGCCGGGCTGCGCAAGCTGGGCCGCACCGCTGCTGCACTGTCCCTGGCCTGGCTGGCATGCAGGCTGATCCGCTGGGGGCTGCCCATGCCCCGCCCCGCCTTCTATGGCCTGGGCGTGCAATGGATTGCCCACAACACCGGCGCCGGCATGCCCAGCCTGCATGCGGCCGGCGCCTTTGCACTGGCCATGGCCATACAGCTGGGCTGGGCACGCCAGAAGCGCTGGCTGCCTCCCCTGGTCTGGGCCCTGGCCACGCTGGTGGCCCTCAGCCGCGTGGTGCTGGGCGTGCATTTCCCCAGCGACATCCTGGCCGGCCTGCTGGTGGGCTGCGCCAGCGCCTGGCTGGCCTGGCGCGTGGCGCGGGCGCCTGCACCGCAGCCCCCAGAGCTGCCCCGCCACGGCCACCTGCCCGCCTGATTTTCTGTCACCCAAACGGCTGATCATTC comes from Comamonas sp. GB3 AK4-5 and encodes:
- a CDS encoding efflux transporter outer membrane subunit, which produces MMRGIPLSMAKSAQVPGRLALMAVAAALVAGCSMAPVYQRPAAPVPAVWAWSADSGTTTAPAASTLAWQDFVTDALLRQRIEQALTHNRDLRQALLDVEAARAMYGVQRADRLPGVEVQASGNRQRLPGDLSATGTSAVQSSYQAGVGLAAFELDLFGRVRNLSEAALQEYLASEEAARSVQISLVAEVVQASLLHDSARQRVALTQRTLASREAALQLVQQRRQHGLDTALDLHEAESLTEQARTELERSERQYRQAGNALELLLGQGQNPQDQVLNQALANLPLVQDIGAGMPADLLTQRPDIRAAERQLQSRNASIGAARAAFFPRISLTGSLGSSSAELSNLFHSGQRSWSFMPQLQLPIFDGGRNQANLDLAQVRKDMAVVAYEKSIQTAFREVADALAATDTLRREEAAQRKLVTSSAKSLTLAQARYRAGVDSHLRYLDAERSHFASQLALIDVATERQIALTTLYKALGGGWSTKNTP
- a CDS encoding 5'-methylthioadenosine/adenosylhomocysteine nucleosidase, which translates into the protein MTLAILSALPEEQQGLQHLLTGAQTLRHAGRDFTLGQLHGRAVVLALTGIGKVAAATTAAAVVERFGARQLLFTGVAGGVGAGVQVGDVVVAQQFLQHDMDVRPMLPRWQVPGYAAPTLDCDATMSAALLAAAQACVIQAVQWGEPLLAGSVPRAHAGLVASGDQFIVSAAVSGRITSELQAEGHLPLAVEMEGAAIAQACADYGVPFAAVRTISDRADDSAHVDFPAFVQVVASRYALHIVQHWVKLQPSA
- a CDS encoding aspartate dehydrogenase; amino-acid sequence: MEKEHKEARAPSASPLRVALVGCGAIGSEVLQRLSQEPGLAGLRVDWVLARQPRPATQALLARHAPAAQLVSALPADAMPDLLVECAGHAAIASHVLPALRRGIPCLVVSVGALGTPGLVEQLADAAQQGRTRVQLLAGAIGAIDALAAAREGGLDSVTYTGTKPALAWTGTPAEALCDLQGLQQPVCFFSGSAREAARQFPRNANVAATVALAGLGLDATQVRLVAHPHSQENVHQIQAHGAFGRLALELAGQPLAANPKTSALTVFSVLRALRNAVAPLAI
- a CDS encoding long-chain-fatty-acid--CoA ligase, with protein sequence MTTERPWLAAYPEGVPADIDPSRYTSLVALMEQAFKAYADRTAYTFMGKDISFAHVDRHSQVFAAYLQSLGLKKGDRVAIMMPNVPQYPVAVAAILRAGYVVVNVNPLYTARELEHQLKDSGAQAIVIIENFAHTLQQCIAKTEVKHVVLCSMGDELGLLKGLIVNYVVRKVKKLVPPFQLPGAVRYNTALSKGRQARFVPVAVGSDDIAVLQYTGGTTGISKGAVLLHRNIIANTLQCEAWFNPVLKNIRKSGEQVTSVCALPLYHIFAFTVNMMLAMHTGGRNILIANPRDLKSVFKDLQGQVFHNFPAVNTLFNGLAHHPDFNTVDWSHLKVSVGGGMAVQGAVAKLWLEKTGCPVVEGYGLSETSPVVSCNPVTVTEFTGTIGVPKPSTYVKLVDDAGQTVTELGQTGEIAVKGPQVMAGYWQRPDETAKVTTADGYFLTGDIGLMDERGYIKIVDRKKDMVLVSGFNVYPNEVEDIVAACPGVLECAVVGIPDANSGEAVKLVVVRKDASLTEEQLRAFCKENLTGYKRPKVIEFRTELPKTPVGKILRRELRDSTVAPVAAH
- the fba gene encoding class II fructose-bisphosphate aldolase (catalyzes the reversible aldol condensation of dihydroxyacetonephosphate and glyceraldehyde 3-phosphate in the Calvin cycle, glycolysis, and/or gluconeogenesis), coding for MPLISMREMLDHAAENGYGIPAFNVNNLEQVQAVMSAADEVGAPVILQASAGARKYAGEPFIKHLIQAAAEQYPHIPLVMHQDHGTTPDICQGALNLGFGSVMMDGSLMSDGKTPSSFDYNVDVTQQVVAMAHKIGATVEGELGCLGNLETGEAGEEDGVGAEGKLDHSQMLTDPEEAAQFVKATQLDALAIAIGTSHGAYKFSRPPTGDILAISRVKEIHARIPNTHLVMHGSSSVPQELLAIINQYGGKMKETYGVPVKEIQEAIKFGVRKINIDTDIRLAMTGAVRKFLAENPDKFDAREWLKPAREAAKLVCKARYIEFGCEGQGGKIKGYSLEQMAKKYQAGELAQLVK
- a CDS encoding phosphatase PAP2 family protein yields the protein MLQAIDLPLFHLLNAGAGSPAWWIASARGASAWLPGACMAALGLWMCLQGPAGLRKLGRTAAALSLAWLACRLIRWGLPMPRPAFYGLGVQWIAHNTGAGMPSLHAAGAFALAMAIQLGWARQKRWLPPLVWALATLVALSRVVLGVHFPSDILAGLLVGCASAWLAWRVARAPAPQPPELPRHGHLPA